The following DNA comes from Gopherus evgoodei ecotype Sinaloan lineage unplaced genomic scaffold, rGopEvg1_v1.p scaffold_343_arrow_ctg1, whole genome shotgun sequence.
GGGGTATAGGTGAGGccagaacccaggtatcctgctgcctgcagtgcagcacccccagcaccccactgatcccagcactgactgccagggaaGGGCCCCCCATGACCCCCCACGCCAGCTGCCTGCTGCGCTggcccccctggccctgccccacaaTCCCTTGGTGGGGGATCAGCCACGGAAACCCAGGCCCCCCTGCTCCAAGGGCTGTGCCCCCAAACCTGTTACTGGCTCCCCAGAGaggcctgcagcccccagctTTCTGCTCAGCCCCACCCAACTGGCCCCCATCAGCCATTAAACCGGTTCCTGTCAGCAGCCGCTcgctctgcccccagctgctcccagccctggtcaCTGGCCTCTGCAaggcagctgaggtcactcagtcagggtgaactgcaaacagaccggggcagccaaaccccaaacgctggtggatcTTCCAATACCAGCCAGCCCCAACCAGCCCCTGTGTTACCTCCCTGGTTCCTCCGAATCcaaaccctgcagctcccttccagtgcccagcctcaggcctccggcAGATCAGCTgaggattcctgaaaatcttctcTCACCAtctaaagaaaaggttcttccagccccaaagggtcagccacacacccaggcccAATGATAACTTCCATCTGACCCAAAGTGCCCGCTACAGCCAGTGCTTAgtaactaagctaaaatgtattagaaaagaaaagagagagagtaggtTCAAAGCTCAGCCTGCAGACAGACCTGAATTCCATTCCTGAGCTTCGGACACAGCAGAGAGGAGCTTGTAGTTGCCTAAAGTCCGTTCAGAAACAGCCCAGAGGTTCCAGTCCAATGTCCGTATTCGGGgggctccagtcagtgactggggatctcagtccttgtggcttaaggtttccccctcttgaaacccagagCAGATcggagatgaagcaggatcgtgtccAGGGTTTTagacatttccagcagcctttgggCCTGAGAAAATAATCGGCtgaactctccttctcccaaccAGCCTGGCAATTAGCCCAGGGGCATTTATCCACTGAACAGTTCAGCTGCAAAGGGCCACGCAGACAATAACACTATTTCACTCCAGTGTCTTTTTAAATGGTCCTGTTCCTGTTTTGCTCTTTGACTCAACGCTCTAGCGATAGACAGGCCTTGTTTGCTGCCATCCCAGGCCCTGAGCAACCCTCTCCCCTTCTGCCGCTGCCAGTGCGGCTGCATTTCCCAGCTGGGTTCATTGACAGACCTTCCTGAGCAGCCTTATGGTTCACCCCTGGGGCAGGTCAGGCTGGGGGGTAATTAACTCTTCCTGGCCCTGCCACCTTCCAGTGAGATATACTACACTCATTAcatcacacacaccccaaaatccCCAGCGTGCCCCTCCAACCTCAGTTGCTCCCCCGCTCTGAGCCCCCCAGCTGGGCAGTCAGCTGGACCAGACACCTGGGTTCCTCGCCTTGTCCTTCTGCCCCATTGTCCACATGCAACCTGGGAGAAGCCACCTGCCATGGAGACAGGCAGAAAACCCATTAGCCTAGGAGCCGAGGAGTGGGCTCTCCCTCGGGACTAGCCACCTCAGCACCGGGGCCCTCCCACCAGGCTGATGTGAAGAGACAGCCTGAGCACCGCCCCAAAGGACAAATTGGGGCCACGGGGCTGAGCCTGTCCCGTTTGCCCCACCCACCCTGTGTGATAACCAGAGCAAGACTCCTGCTGAGAGGCTCAGGGATACCACACAAGAACCCAAATCAAGGAGAGAAGAAGCAGGcagctccctgtggcagggagagacaaaacaggctgctccgtGCAGCAAAGGGCTTCACTCACCCCCTTGCTCTAGGCTGGCTACCCCACTGACTCTCCACGCTGACAAGCTGCCCCCAAAAGGCGCCGTCTCCACTGCACCCTGCAGCCAGCTCAGCTCTGTGTGAGTTCGGGGGTGGAAGCTGCACTAACTTACAGCATTAAAAGCTGCGCTGGGTGAGCTGCATTCACATTAGCAGCACTTTGCTGTACTCGGGGGACGGGATCAGGCAGTGGGAGCCTGGTGGGGGGGCAGTTTTCTTAAGGTGGAATTGCCAAAGCAGGGTCCCACAGGGTAGAATAGTGGGGGGCGGGATAAGGGAGGTCCCTATATCTCAGGGAGCTCTGGGCAAGCAGAGAGGGATTCTGCCCCCAACCCTGACTGAAGCCCCCAATGGAGGAGGAGCTGAGCTGGGTTTTCTGGGGTCTCGGGGGTCTCTCGCAACTCCCACTGTAACACAGGGGGGCCATCCCATATCACCCAGCAGAGAGGGGCCCTTGCCCTACAGAAAGGGCTAATCTCCCCCATGGGGGGAATCTCCTGCAACGGACACCAGTGatatcccataagagaccccagccccacccccatactGGGATTGAACCCCAGAATGGTCCCCCCTGCGAAGTTTGCCATCCCATAATACCCCCAGGCCCATATGCTCGGTGCCCCAGAGAGGGGGGGAATAGCCCTCCCCTCACAACGGGGTTCTGGGAACCAAGGTTCCTGCACCCCTAATTTCCACCTTAAAAGCTTTAGAGGGGACACCCCAtgaaaccccctgccctgcctctgcaGAGGGGCTGAGTTGCAGGGAGCACCCCCTGGGGGTCACCAGCAGGATGTGAACCCAGGACCCTAATCAGCAACATGGCACTGAGCCCTCTGCATCTGAAccggcatcctggctcccagcctctctgctctaaccaccagcctccactcccctcccagagctgggagagaacccaggagtcctggctcccaggctctctgctctaacccaccagcccccactcccctcccagagctggggagagaacccaggagtccgggctcccagcccccctgctctcacccaccagccccacccccctcccagagccaggagagaacccaggagtcctggctcccagcctctctgctctaaccaccagcccccactcccctcccagagcctggagagaacccaggagtcctggctcccagtgccccctgctctaatcaccagcctccactcccctcccagagcctggagagaacccaggagtcctggctcctagcccccctgctctaacccactaggccccagtcccctcccagagccaggagtgaacccaggcatctgggctcccagcccctgtaCCAGCCAGCAGATGTTGGCCGGGTGGATTTATCCAGCAGCTGCCCTGTTCGGGATGGCGATAGGTTGCGGGGGTGAGGATAATCCCCTGGCGTGGTAGTGACTATAaacccccccacccagcctggcacagctgcctcctcctccagccacagCTCCGGTTCccgggaagcagctggcaccatgcAGAACGCCCTGGGGCCCGCCTGCATCTTCCTGCGCAAGGGCATCGCCGAGAAGCATGGGGTGAGATGCCTGGTTCTGCCAGGGGAGCGGGAGCTGGGCACCAGGAcgcctggattctctccccagctctgggaggggagtgggggctggtgggtcagagcagggggtctggaagccaggacttctgggttctctcccggctctgggaggggagtgggggctggtgggttagagcaggggggccggaagccaggactcctgggttctctccaggctctgggaggggagtgggggctggtggttagagcagagaggctgggagccaggtccTTGCAGCCGATCAGCCCGTCCTTGTCCCTGTCGAACTCCAAGAAGGCCTCGCGTAGCTCTGCCAGGGGAACCAGCCGGGCTGAGCACCCTCCCCGGGCTGAGCACCCTctggggggaacccaggactGCTGGGCCCCCTCCCTGCCGCAACCCAGGACCCAGGAGTGCTGGGACCCCTCCCTGAGCcgggggcagaacccaggagtcctgggatgCCTGCAACACCCGTGTTCCCCCACAGccctcctgggggtggggctggcactgggggctCCTGCACCAACCTGCGAGGCCCCTTTCCCCTTTGGGCTGCCgtgagaacccaggtgtccgggctcccagccccacccctccttccctgctttaATCATTAGATCCCACTCCTCTCCCACGGGCTTCTCACCTTCGATTTCATCTGCTCCCAGCTCCCGGTGCTGGAATAAAGAGACACACTCAGGGACCCAGTGCCGTcctgcaggggagagaacccaggcgtccgggctcccagcgcccctgctctaacccaccagcccccactcccctcccagccccaggaagagaacccaggagtcctggctcccagccctcaccctgctctgacccaccaggccccactcccctcccagccccaggaagagaacccaggagtcctggctcccagccccctcgctctaaccaccagccctgactcccctcccagagctgggagagaacccaggagtcctggctcctagcccccaccctgctctaacccaccaggccccactcccctcccagagccgggcagagaacccaggagtcctggctcccagcccacccgctctaaccaccagccccgactcccgtcccagagctggggagagaatccaggcgTCCTGGTGCCCAGCTCCCGCTCCCCTGGcagaaccagggagagaacccaggagtcctggctctcaggcccccctgctctaacccaccagcccccactcccctcccagaaccaggagagaacccaggagtcctggctcccagccccccctgctctaaccaccagccctcactcccctcccagagccgggagagaacccaggagtcctggctcccagcccccctgctctaaccctccAGCTCTCACTCCCCTCACAGGgcctggagagaacccaggagtcctggctcccagcacccacccctgctctaacctccctcccagaaccaggagagaacccaggagtcctggctcccagcccccccgctctaaccaccagcccccactcccctcccagagccgggagagaacccaggcgtccaggctcccagcccctggctctgacccccctcccagggctgggagcgaacccaggagtcctgacgcccGCCCCCTCGCAGTTTGACGCCAACGGGGACGGGGAGATCACACTGGACGAGCTGCAGCTGGCCATGCAGCGCCTCATGGGTGAGCGACTCACCCCCCGCGAGATCAGCGACGTGGTCAAGGAGGCCGACATCAACGGGGATGGGACCGTCGACTTCGAGGGTGCGTGGGGCGCCCTGGGGGATTGTGGGTAACGCCCCGCTCAGCCAGCGCCCACACGGGTCAGGCCCCATGGCCCTGGGGGATTGTGGGTAACCCCCCATTTGTCCAGCACCCACACGGGTCAGGCCCCATGGCCCTGGCAAGGGATTGTGGGTAACGCCCCGCTCGGCCAGAGCCCACACGGGTCAGGCCCCATGGCCCTGGCAAGGGATTGTGGGTAACGCCCCGCTCGGCCAGAGCCCACACGGGTCAGGCCCCGTGGCCCTGGGGGATTGTGGGTAACGCCCTGCTCAGCCAGCGCCCAACGGGTCAGGCCCCGTGGCCCTGGGGGATAGTGGGTAATGCCCCGCTCGGCCGGAGCCCACACGGGTCAGGCCCCGTGGCCCTGGCAAGGGATTGTGGGTAACGCCCCgctcagccagagcccacacgggTCAGGCCCCGTGGCCCTGGCAAGGGATTGTGGGTAACGCCCCgctcagccagagcccacacgggTCAGGCCCCGTGGCCCTGGGGGATTGTGGGTAAACCAGCATTTGTCCAGCGCCCACACGGGTCAGGCCCCATGGCCCTGGCAAGGGATTGTGGGTAACGCCCCGCTCGGCCAGAGCCCACACGGGTCAGGACCCGTGGCCCTGGCAAGGGATTGTGGGTAACGCCCCGCTCAGCCAGCGCCCACACCGGTCAGGCCCCATGGCCCTGGGGGATTGTGGGTAACCCCCCATTTGTCCAGCACCCACACGGGTCAGGCCCCATGGCCCTGGGGGATTGTGGGTAACGCCCCgctcagccagagcccacacgggTCAGGCCCCATGGTCCTGGCAAGGGATTGTGGGTAACGCCCCgctcagccagagcccacacgggTCAGGCCCCGTGGCCCTGGCAAGGGATTGTGGGTAACGCCCCgctcagccagagcccacacgggTCAGGACCCGTGGCCCTGGGGGATTGTGGGTAAACCAGCATTTGTCCAGCGCCCACACGGGTCAGGCCCCATGGCCCTGGCAAGGGATTGTGGGTAACGCCCCGCTCGGCCAGAGCCCACACGGGTCAGGCCCCGTGGCCCTGGCAAGGGATTGTGGGTAACGCCCGCTCAGCCAGCGCCCACACCGGTCAGGCCCCCAGTGGCCCTGGGGGATTGTGGGTAAACCCCCCATTTGTCCAGCACCCACACGGGTCAGGCCCCATGGCCCTGGCAAGGGATTGTGGGTAACGCCCCGCTCGGCCAGAGCCCACACGGGTCAGGACCCGTGGCCCTGGCAAGGGATTGTGGGTAACGCCCCATTTGTCCAGAGCCCACACGGGTCAGGCCCCATGGCCCTGGGGGATTGTGGGTAACGCCCCATTTGTCCAGAGCCCACACGGGTCAGGCCCCATGGCCCTGGGGGATTGTGGGTAACGCCCCGCTCAGCCAGAGCTCACACAGGTCAGGCCCCGTGGCCCTGGGGGATTGTGGGTAACACCCCgctcagccagagcccacacgggTCAGGCCCCGTGGCCCTGGGGGATTGTGGGTAACGCCCCgctcagccagagcccacacgggTCAGGCCCCGTGGCCCTGGGGGATTGTGGGTAACGCCCCGCTCGGCCAGAGCCCACACGGGTCAGGCCCCGTGGCCCTGGCAAGGGATTGTGAGTAACACCCCGCTCAGCCAGAGCTCACACGGGTCAGGCCCCGTGGCCCTGGGGGATTGTGGGTAACCCCCCATTTGTCCAGAGCCCACACGGGTCAGGCCCCATGGCCCTGGCAAGGGATTGTGGGTAACGCCCCGCTCAGCCAGAGCTCACACGGGTCAGGCCCCGTGGCCCTGGCAAGGGATTGTGGGTAACACCCCactcagccagagcccacacgggTCAGGCCCCGTGGTCCTGGGGGATTGTGGGTAACACCCCgctcagccagagcccacacgggTCAGGCCCCGTGGTCCTGAGGGATTGTGGGTAACGCCCCgctcagccagagcccacacgggTCAGGCCCCGTGGCCCTGGGGGATTGTGGGTAA
Coding sequences within:
- the LOC115641270 gene encoding calcium-binding protein 5-like translates to MQNALGPACIFLRKGIAEKHGFDANGDGEITLDELQLAMQRLMGERLTPREISDVVKEADINGDGTVDFEEFVKMMSR